Proteins from one Brevibacillus humidisoli genomic window:
- a CDS encoding ABC transporter permease gives MNGDVTLAKDHEKSEASKKSDWKGIVSHILSRYGMLFILIALIILMAILSPTFFTTGNLLNIVRQMSVIGIVAIGVTMVIITTGIDLSSGSVIALVSVIVASFAQPDSSVLLAVAIGLGVGLLTGAINGTIIAKGKIAPFVVTLGMMTAARGAALLFSGGRPIGNLSEPFQFIGQGAILGLPVPIIIFALVGFVSYLQLNKTKFGKYVYAIGGNEQAAIIAGVNVEKYKILIYGYAGLLSSIAGIILTSRIASGQPTAGVMYELDAIAAAVIGGTSLTGGIGTVGGTIIGALIIGVMNNGLDLLNVSSYWQQILKGAIIVTAVLIDARKNRKS, from the coding sequence ATGAACGGTGATGTTACACTTGCAAAGGACCATGAAAAGTCCGAAGCATCCAAAAAAAGCGATTGGAAAGGGATCGTATCGCATATTCTCAGTCGCTACGGAATGCTGTTCATCCTGATCGCCTTAATCATTTTGATGGCTATTCTCTCACCTACCTTTTTTACAACCGGCAATTTGCTCAATATCGTGAGGCAAATGTCCGTCATCGGCATTGTGGCGATCGGGGTCACGATGGTCATTATCACGACGGGAATCGATCTATCCTCGGGTTCCGTCATTGCGCTTGTCTCAGTGATCGTAGCCAGTTTTGCGCAGCCAGACAGTTCTGTTTTGCTCGCTGTTGCAATCGGTCTGGGTGTAGGGCTGCTTACGGGCGCGATTAATGGAACGATTATTGCCAAAGGGAAAATTGCTCCTTTTGTCGTTACCCTGGGCATGATGACAGCTGCCAGAGGTGCCGCTTTGCTGTTCAGCGGCGGTAGGCCGATCGGGAACTTGTCGGAGCCGTTCCAGTTCATCGGTCAAGGTGCGATCCTCGGTCTACCGGTACCGATTATCATCTTTGCCTTGGTCGGTTTTGTTTCGTATCTCCAGCTGAACAAAACCAAGTTTGGCAAATACGTTTATGCGATCGGTGGCAATGAACAAGCTGCCATTATTGCTGGAGTCAATGTGGAAAAGTACAAGATCCTGATTTACGGTTACGCCGGTTTGTTATCCTCGATTGCTGGTATCATCCTGACTTCGCGGATTGCTTCAGGCCAGCCTACCGCAGGTGTGATGTATGAATTGGACGCGATTGCTGCCGCGGTCATTGGCGGTACCAGCCTTACCGGAGGGATTGGAACCGTTGGCGGTACGATTATAGGGGCGCTCATCATCGGGGTCATGAACAACGGGCTTGATCTGTTAAACGTATCCTCGTACTGGCAGCAAATCTTAAAAGGGGCGATCATTGTCACGGCGGTGCTGATCGATGCCCGGAAAAACAGAAAATCCTAG
- a CDS encoding Gfo/Idh/MocA family oxidoreductase: MAIRCAVLGLGRLGYHHAKNLATHQVGGAELVALVDPMAGRAEQVAREFGIRKWTENPDEVFEDSDIDAVVIVTPTSTHAEMIKRAALLGKSIFVEKPLTQKLDEADEIIRTIREQDVICQVGFMRRFDPAYAEAKRRIDAGDIGKPIYFKGITRDDGSPPAEFIKNSGRMFLDVSIHDYDIARYLMGAEISSVSAHGSVLLHPFMEEFHDVDQAITYVQFDSGAAGDMEASRNSPYGHDIRTEIIGTEGSLFIGTLRNQDVTLLTARGSTYEIIPDFQTRFRDAYRLELDHFIQCVANRETPIVTEIDGKINLEIAIAATASFDKGETVHMEVGHATSRT; the protein is encoded by the coding sequence ATGGCGATTCGCTGTGCGGTTCTGGGTTTGGGCCGTTTGGGTTATCATCATGCCAAAAACCTGGCCACCCATCAAGTCGGCGGGGCAGAATTAGTCGCGCTCGTCGATCCGATGGCAGGGCGGGCCGAACAAGTGGCACGAGAGTTTGGCATCAGGAAATGGACAGAGAATCCGGATGAGGTGTTTGAAGATTCCGATATTGATGCGGTCGTCATTGTGACGCCTACCAGTACCCATGCAGAGATGATCAAAAGAGCAGCGTTACTAGGGAAATCGATCTTTGTAGAAAAGCCGCTTACGCAAAAGTTGGACGAGGCAGATGAGATCATCCGAACCATCAGGGAACAGGATGTGATTTGCCAGGTCGGGTTTATGAGGAGATTTGATCCGGCTTACGCGGAGGCAAAGAGAAGAATCGACGCAGGGGACATCGGCAAACCGATCTATTTCAAAGGCATCACCCGGGATGATGGTTCACCGCCTGCCGAGTTTATCAAGAACAGTGGTCGCATGTTCCTGGATGTCTCGATTCACGATTACGACATTGCGCGGTACCTGATGGGAGCCGAAATCAGTTCCGTCTCGGCCCACGGTAGCGTGTTGCTGCATCCCTTCATGGAAGAGTTTCACGATGTGGATCAGGCGATCACGTATGTACAGTTTGATTCCGGTGCGGCGGGGGATATGGAAGCGAGTCGAAACTCTCCCTATGGCCATGACATTCGCACGGAGATCATTGGCACGGAAGGGTCCCTGTTCATCGGAACCCTGCGCAACCAGGATGTGACGCTGCTTACCGCCAGGGGAAGCACCTACGAGATTATTCCCGATTTTCAAACCAGATTTCGAGATGCCTACCGGCTGGAACTGGATCACTTCATCCAGTGTGTAGCAAATAGAGAGACCCCCATTGTGACTGAGATAGATGGCAAAATCAACCTTGAGATCGCGATTGCTGCCACAGCATCTTTTGACAAGGGGGAAACAGTCCACATGGAGGTGGGACACGCAACATCCAGAACCTAA
- a CDS encoding sugar ABC transporter ATP-binding protein: MSRDYILEMKHISKQFPGVKALDDVHLRVERGTVHALMGENGAGKSTLMKILIGIYTPDQGSVIFDGEELKLSTIKQALDKGISMIHQELSPVPYMTVAENIFLGREPSWGMTGWVKAKELEANTRELFERLEIDIDPKARMADLSIANTQMVEIAKAISYNSKLIIMDEPTSAITEKEVNHLFTIIRSLKKQGVSIIYITHKMDELSQITDEFTVLRDGRYVGTRSSRNFTKEQLIQMMVERELNQVFHKKAVEIKDVALSVKGLTKRGKFSNVSFEVRKGEIVGVAGLMGSGRTEVMESVFGITPPDSGEIYIKGEKKIIRSPRDAIKHGIGLLTEDRKVTGLFLPLSVQDNMITVNIDQYAKGGFLNQKRIDADCKKQMDQLSIKSPSLNQAVRLLSGGNQQKALIARWLLHDPDILILDEPTRGIDVGAKSEIYNLIFEMAKKGKAIVVISSELPEILGISDRILVMHDGRKTGELSRDEATQEKVMALATA, from the coding sequence ATGAGTAGAGATTACATCTTGGAAATGAAACATATCAGCAAGCAATTTCCTGGAGTAAAAGCCTTGGATGACGTTCATCTCCGAGTAGAGCGGGGAACGGTTCATGCCTTGATGGGTGAGAATGGCGCCGGGAAATCAACGTTGATGAAGATTTTGATCGGGATCTATACGCCCGATCAGGGGTCGGTCATCTTCGATGGGGAAGAGTTGAAGCTATCCACGATTAAACAGGCACTTGATAAAGGGATCTCGATGATTCATCAGGAGCTAAGTCCGGTTCCATACATGACGGTAGCCGAGAATATTTTTCTGGGAAGAGAACCGAGCTGGGGCATGACAGGCTGGGTAAAGGCGAAGGAACTGGAAGCCAATACGAGAGAATTATTTGAACGCCTGGAGATCGATATTGATCCGAAAGCCAGGATGGCCGATCTGAGCATAGCCAATACCCAAATGGTAGAGATAGCCAAGGCGATCTCTTATAATTCAAAACTAATTATAATGGATGAACCGACGTCGGCCATTACCGAAAAAGAAGTGAATCACCTTTTTACCATCATCCGTTCCCTGAAAAAACAAGGGGTATCCATCATCTATATTACACACAAGATGGATGAGTTATCGCAAATTACAGACGAGTTTACCGTTCTGCGAGATGGCAGGTACGTCGGGACAAGATCGAGCCGCAACTTTACAAAAGAACAATTGATTCAAATGATGGTGGAGCGGGAACTCAACCAGGTATTCCACAAAAAAGCAGTTGAAATCAAAGATGTGGCTTTGTCGGTGAAGGGGCTCACCAAAAGAGGGAAGTTTTCCAACGTCAGCTTTGAGGTCAGAAAAGGGGAAATCGTCGGTGTTGCCGGCTTGATGGGTTCAGGACGTACGGAAGTGATGGAGAGCGTATTTGGAATCACGCCACCCGATTCGGGTGAGATCTACATCAAAGGCGAAAAAAAGATCATCCGCTCCCCTCGCGATGCGATCAAACATGGAATCGGGCTGCTCACAGAAGATCGAAAAGTAACGGGTTTGTTTCTGCCCCTGTCGGTGCAAGACAACATGATTACCGTCAATATAGACCAATATGCAAAGGGCGGCTTCCTCAATCAGAAGCGAATCGACGCGGATTGTAAAAAACAGATGGATCAGCTGTCGATCAAGTCCCCGAGCCTGAACCAAGCGGTCAGACTTTTAAGCGGCGGCAATCAGCAGAAGGCGCTGATCGCCAGATGGTTGCTCCACGACCCGGACATCTTGATCCTGGACGAACCGACGAGAGGGATTGACGTCGGGGCAAAGTCGGAAATCTACAATCTGATCTTTGAAATGGCCAAAAAGGGGAAGGCAATCGTGGTGATCTCCTCCGAGTTGCCTGAAATTTTAGGAATAAGCGACAGAATCCTGGTCATGCATGATGGCAGAAAGACGGGGGAATTGAGCAGAGATGAGGCGACACAGGAAAAAGTGATGGCGTTGGCCACCGCATAG
- a CDS encoding sugar phosphate isomerase/epimerase family protein: MKIAFNQATTMKQSTLEKDLTLCETYGYDYIEIRLDKLRDYLTRYTVQDLKNFFDQNRIKPYAFNALEFITFRDDEGYRQIKEDFQFLLEIGDIIHCKTIVVVPTFDIGDRTKTEIREETVRVLHELAAEAEPYRMRLALEFCGYPTCSVNTFAQAYEIVREANRENVGMVLDCFHFHAMNSRLQDLQSADPGKIFVFHIDDCEDLPAGALRDHHRVWPGTGAIDLDGILAALKKIGYREMASIELFRPEYWAWDVEKTIRVGKETTERVIRSHFSRQTR, encoded by the coding sequence ATGAAAATTGCTTTCAACCAGGCGACGACGATGAAGCAGTCGACGCTGGAAAAGGATCTGACGCTGTGTGAGACGTACGGCTACGATTACATTGAGATCAGGCTGGATAAGCTCAGGGACTACTTGACCAGATATACCGTGCAAGATCTGAAAAACTTCTTTGACCAGAACCGGATCAAGCCTTATGCCTTTAATGCCCTGGAGTTCATCACGTTCAGAGACGATGAGGGGTACCGGCAAATCAAGGAGGATTTCCAGTTTTTGTTGGAGATCGGTGACATCATCCACTGTAAAACGATCGTCGTCGTCCCCACCTTTGACATCGGTGATCGAACCAAAACAGAGATTAGAGAAGAAACGGTTCGCGTGCTGCATGAGTTGGCAGCAGAAGCTGAACCTTATCGTATGAGACTGGCGTTGGAATTTTGCGGCTATCCCACCTGTTCAGTCAATACATTTGCGCAGGCCTATGAGATTGTTCGCGAAGCAAACCGGGAGAATGTTGGAATGGTGCTCGACTGCTTCCACTTTCATGCGATGAATTCGCGTCTGCAAGATTTGCAGAGCGCGGACCCCGGCAAAATCTTTGTCTTCCACATCGACGACTGTGAAGATCTGCCTGCGGGCGCATTGCGGGATCATCACAGGGTATGGCCTGGCACCGGAGCGATCGATCTGGACGGCATCCTGGCCGCCCTCAAGAAGATCGGCTACCGGGAAATGGCGTCGATCGAGCTATTCCGACCGGAGTACTGGGCATGGGATGTGGAGAAAACGATTCGAGTGGGCAAAGAAACGACGGAGAGAGTGATCCGCAGCCATTTTTCAAGGCAAACAAGATGA
- a CDS encoding Gfo/Idh/MocA family protein, whose protein sequence is MDQDYDWEDWTHRKQNWQSKRRETGNMSKVKLGILGAGWIANVHTSILKQDERVEIIGVADIVVERAAALANAAGNAKAVSTLEDLFDLGVQAVYVTTPNTMHVKPVLKCLQNGIHVFSEKPMSTSLSEAEQIKNAAATSKAVYNLGMNRRFASVYKRVKGLITSGEVKPYLANLKMNRGELLNPAWTSDPKVTGGFLYETPFHLMDLSRYLFGEVLTVRCEGRRNISDSELDTFAIMLTFESGTIANFVTFAHAGWSFPFESIEVYGKYSTVTTQELEKVMYAPGLKQAAHISDFFQLSIEEKWGYIEEDRLFIDAIVNGTNPPVTAEDGFQSIRLLETIYESAKTGKTIDLFQKTHM, encoded by the coding sequence ATGGATCAAGACTATGACTGGGAAGATTGGACGCATCGCAAGCAGAACTGGCAATCGAAAAGAAGGGAGACAGGAAACATGTCAAAGGTGAAGCTAGGTATTTTGGGAGCAGGTTGGATTGCAAACGTTCACACTTCCATCCTGAAGCAGGATGAAAGAGTGGAGATTATCGGTGTCGCCGATATTGTGGTAGAGAGAGCGGCTGCCTTGGCGAATGCAGCCGGGAATGCGAAAGCAGTAAGCACGTTGGAAGATTTGTTTGATTTGGGGGTGCAGGCGGTCTACGTAACAACTCCCAATACCATGCATGTGAAACCTGTCCTGAAATGCCTCCAGAATGGCATTCACGTCTTTTCTGAAAAACCGATGTCTACATCGCTTTCAGAAGCGGAGCAAATCAAAAACGCTGCAGCAACGTCAAAAGCGGTTTACAACCTGGGAATGAATCGGCGGTTCGCATCTGTTTACAAACGGGTAAAGGGATTGATCACGTCGGGCGAGGTAAAGCCCTATTTAGCCAATTTAAAAATGAACCGGGGAGAATTGCTGAATCCGGCCTGGACGTCTGATCCCAAGGTTACCGGCGGCTTTCTGTATGAGACCCCCTTTCATTTGATGGACCTGAGTCGTTATTTGTTCGGTGAAGTTCTCACCGTGCGATGCGAGGGCAGGCGGAATATCTCAGACTCAGAGCTGGATACCTTTGCCATCATGCTCACCTTTGAATCGGGGACGATTGCTAATTTTGTAACCTTTGCACATGCTGGTTGGAGTTTTCCTTTTGAAAGTATAGAAGTCTACGGCAAATATTCTACTGTTACGACACAAGAATTGGAGAAGGTGATGTACGCACCCGGGTTAAAACAAGCTGCCCATATTAGCGACTTTTTCCAACTATCCATAGAGGAAAAGTGGGGGTATATAGAAGAGGATCGTCTGTTCATCGATGCTATTGTCAATGGAACGAACCCCCCTGTGACCGCTGAAGATGGTTTTCAGTCCATTCGTTTGCTCGAAACGATTTATGAAAGCGCTAAAACAGGTAAAACAATTGATTTATTCCAAAAAACACATATGTAA
- a CDS encoding LacI family DNA-binding transcriptional regulator produces the protein MKTTIYDVAEKAGVSISTVSRVINNTGRISEKTRKKVLDVMAKLQYQPSVVASALTGKGTRTVGLIIPDVANPFFAEIARRVEDHGRRRGFNLIMCNTDNNPDTEEIYLSLIKQKSVDGLIIGTTTKKHTGLHSLIKDGFPVALIAQDIPELTIDVVTVDDFLGGYMATSHLVSLGHSRIGMMVGALTRTSERFRHQAYRQVLDENGIQYDEALVIKTGYSIKDSKQAALALLKSPKRPTAIFAYFDSLAIGVYQAAKELDLAIPDDLSVVGFDNTILATIVDPPLTTIAQPIDEMARQVMDLLVREIEGEKKTKQRVIFPPELIVRSSTKAL, from the coding sequence ATGAAGACAACGATTTACGATGTTGCGGAAAAAGCAGGAGTGTCCATCTCCACTGTTTCTAGAGTAATCAACAACACAGGACGAATCAGTGAGAAGACAAGAAAAAAGGTGCTGGATGTCATGGCCAAACTGCAGTATCAGCCAAGTGTGGTCGCCTCTGCCCTTACAGGTAAGGGGACTCGTACGGTTGGACTGATCATTCCCGATGTCGCAAACCCGTTTTTTGCCGAGATTGCGAGAAGAGTAGAAGACCACGGCAGAAGACGAGGTTTTAACCTGATCATGTGCAACACGGATAATAATCCGGATACGGAAGAGATATACCTGTCTTTGATCAAACAAAAGAGTGTTGATGGTCTCATCATTGGGACTACTACTAAAAAACATACCGGTTTGCACAGCTTGATCAAAGACGGTTTTCCTGTTGCCCTGATCGCGCAGGATATCCCCGAATTGACGATTGATGTTGTGACGGTAGACGATTTTTTGGGTGGATATATGGCAACTTCTCATCTCGTCTCTTTAGGGCACAGCAGGATTGGCATGATGGTGGGAGCGCTTACTCGTACGAGTGAAAGATTTCGCCATCAGGCGTATCGGCAAGTACTGGATGAAAATGGGATACAGTATGATGAAGCGCTGGTGATCAAAACAGGCTACTCGATCAAGGACAGCAAACAGGCAGCCCTTGCGTTGCTGAAGTCTCCAAAAAGACCAACAGCCATATTTGCTTACTTTGACTCCCTCGCTATTGGCGTGTACCAGGCGGCCAAAGAGTTGGACCTTGCCATACCGGATGATTTGTCTGTCGTAGGTTTTGATAACACGATACTGGCTACGATCGTTGACCCGCCATTAACGACCATTGCCCAACCGATCGATGAGATGGCGCGTCAGGTGATGGATCTGTTGGTCCGGGAAATTGAAGGGGAGAAAAAAACAAAGCAGCGGGTTATATTCCCTCCTGAATTGATTGTTCGCAGTTCTACGAAGGCCTTGTAG
- a CDS encoding sugar ABC transporter substrate-binding protein yields MKRKKNLLSIMMVFMIAVLTAGCGSQPSAAPSAEGSQQGQGSAANSDKIVIGAALPDFDDKWLSYLQDGMKQYEATQENVEVIYVDAMNDASKQLSQIENFIQQQVDAIVMVPVDTTSAPNMVEKANAANVPIVVVNRQYEGVEKATAYVGSESIKAGLMQMEEVAKLLDGKGNIVIMNGQMGHEAQIKRTEGNKQIIDKYPEMQVVLEGTGEWDRAKGMALMENWLQTGKQIDAVVSNNDEMAIGAIMALEAAGKLEHVIVAGIDATPDALEYVKSGQLKVTVFQNATGQGKGGLETAIKAAKGEQVEQFNWIPYELVTKENVEEYIKKWQ; encoded by the coding sequence ATGAAAAGGAAAAAGAACTTGCTTTCCATCATGATGGTTTTCATGATCGCGGTATTGACAGCAGGTTGTGGCAGCCAGCCAAGTGCGGCGCCGTCAGCGGAAGGAAGCCAGCAAGGGCAAGGCAGTGCAGCAAACAGCGACAAGATTGTCATTGGGGCAGCTCTACCGGACTTTGACGACAAGTGGTTGAGCTACTTGCAGGATGGGATGAAGCAGTACGAAGCAACCCAGGAAAATGTAGAAGTGATCTACGTCGATGCGATGAATGACGCCAGCAAACAGCTGTCACAAATCGAGAACTTCATCCAGCAGCAAGTGGACGCCATCGTGATGGTGCCGGTCGACACAACCTCTGCTCCCAATATGGTGGAGAAAGCAAACGCTGCCAACGTTCCCATAGTCGTCGTGAACAGACAGTATGAAGGTGTTGAGAAGGCAACTGCCTATGTGGGATCGGAGTCCATCAAGGCAGGGCTGATGCAGATGGAGGAAGTGGCCAAACTCCTGGACGGAAAGGGAAACATTGTGATCATGAACGGTCAGATGGGACATGAGGCGCAGATCAAGAGAACGGAAGGAAACAAACAAATCATCGACAAGTACCCGGAGATGCAGGTTGTTCTGGAGGGGACTGGTGAATGGGATCGGGCAAAAGGCATGGCCTTAATGGAGAACTGGCTGCAAACCGGCAAACAGATCGATGCGGTTGTATCCAATAACGATGAGATGGCAATCGGAGCGATTATGGCCTTGGAGGCAGCAGGAAAACTGGAACATGTGATTGTCGCAGGCATCGATGCAACCCCAGATGCGCTCGAATACGTAAAATCCGGACAATTAAAAGTTACCGTGTTCCAAAATGCCACAGGACAAGGAAAGGGTGGTCTGGAAACGGCCATTAAAGCAGCGAAAGGGGAACAGGTAGAACAGTTCAACTGGATACCGTATGAACTGGTAACAAAAGAGAATGTGGAAGAGTACATCAAGAAATGGCAATAA
- a CDS encoding Gfo/Idh/MocA family protein, with the protein MAMKKQVRIGMVGYKFMGKAHSHAFRDIPFFFDTSVHPVMQAVAGRDEQGVKEAAEKMGWASYETDWRRLIEREDIDLIDIVTPNNTHAEIAIAAAKAGKHVICEKPLALTVEQSQLMLDAVNKTGVVHMICHNYRFAPAVQFAKKLIEQGCLGRIFHIRATFLQDWLMSPDFPLTWRLRKEVSGSGTLGDLGAHIIDLARFLVGEFSEVTGMKETFVKKRPLGEMDIRLKGRVEGDKWGEVNVDDASAFLARFENGALGIFEATRFSRGNRAGNRFEINGEKGSIRWDMENMNNLQVYLEEDEPGLQGFRTINCTEVEHPYAGAYWPAGHIIGYEHTFINLLAEMMNGIADGFSPAPNFADGVRNQEVLEAVERSAESGKWVQLSTITQPS; encoded by the coding sequence ATGGCGATGAAGAAACAGGTACGGATCGGCATGGTAGGCTACAAGTTCATGGGAAAAGCGCACAGCCATGCTTTTCGAGATATCCCGTTTTTCTTTGATACCAGTGTGCACCCGGTTATGCAAGCAGTGGCCGGACGCGACGAGCAGGGAGTGAAAGAGGCAGCGGAAAAAATGGGATGGGCCTCTTATGAAACGGACTGGCGCCGGTTGATCGAACGTGAAGATATCGATCTCATAGACATTGTCACCCCAAACAACACCCACGCTGAGATCGCGATCGCGGCAGCAAAGGCTGGCAAGCACGTCATTTGTGAAAAGCCGCTGGCATTGACTGTGGAGCAGTCCCAACTGATGTTGGACGCTGTCAACAAGACTGGAGTCGTCCATATGATTTGTCACAATTACCGCTTTGCTCCCGCTGTGCAATTCGCCAAAAAACTGATTGAGCAGGGCTGTTTGGGAAGGATCTTTCATATTCGCGCCACTTTTCTGCAGGATTGGCTGATGTCACCCGATTTTCCGCTCACATGGCGGCTGCGTAAAGAAGTGTCAGGTTCTGGAACACTCGGCGACCTGGGTGCCCATATCATCGATCTGGCCCGGTTTCTGGTCGGAGAATTCAGCGAAGTGACTGGAATGAAGGAAACGTTTGTCAAAAAACGGCCGTTAGGCGAGATGGATATTCGTCTAAAGGGGCGTGTGGAAGGGGACAAATGGGGAGAAGTAAACGTGGATGACGCTTCCGCTTTTCTGGCTCGATTTGAAAACGGGGCGTTGGGAATCTTCGAGGCTACCCGCTTCAGCAGGGGGAATCGTGCCGGGAACCGTTTTGAGATCAATGGTGAAAAAGGCTCGATTCGCTGGGATATGGAAAACATGAACAACCTGCAAGTCTATTTGGAAGAGGATGAACCAGGGTTGCAGGGATTCCGCACGATCAACTGTACAGAAGTGGAACACCCGTACGCCGGAGCGTACTGGCCTGCAGGCCATATCATCGGCTATGAGCATACGTTTATCAATCTGCTGGCAGAGATGATGAATGGCATCGCCGACGGGTTCAGCCCCGCCCCCAATTTTGCCGATGGCGTTCGCAATCAAGAGGTGCTTGAGGCTGTTGAACGGTCCGCAGAAAGCGGGAAATGGGTACAACTGTCTACGATCACGCAACCCAGCTAG
- a CDS encoding DMT family transporter, with translation MGFKLRDDNEECRPVKAWIYLIIAGLFEVVWAVGLKYTQGFTRPIPSLITAGGMIISFYFLSQSLKWLPIGTGYAVWTGIGAAGTIIIGMIFMGEPKDWLRITFLLMIIGGIIGLKATSTGVEAHTAVDQPTHIVQEQSKDEPRP, from the coding sequence ATGGGCTTCAAGCTCAGAGATGATAACGAGGAGTGCAGACCAGTGAAGGCATGGATTTATTTGATTATCGCGGGATTATTTGAGGTTGTTTGGGCTGTTGGTCTGAAGTACACACAAGGGTTCACCCGCCCGATCCCCAGCTTGATCACAGCAGGCGGGATGATCATCAGTTTCTACTTTCTGTCCCAATCGTTAAAGTGGCTGCCGATCGGTACAGGTTACGCTGTCTGGACCGGCATCGGAGCAGCGGGAACCATCATTATCGGCATGATCTTTATGGGTGAACCAAAAGATTGGCTGCGCATTACGTTTTTGCTGATGATTATCGGTGGGATTATCGGGTTGAAGGCTACTTCTACCGGTGTCGAAGCACACACTGCGGTCGATCAACCAACTCACATTGTACAGGAACAATCAAAAGACGAACCCCGCCCCTGA
- a CDS encoding TIGR00730 family Rossman fold protein translates to MRRICVFAGSNAGKIEEYTQLSRELGKVIAENGLELVYGGSQVGLMGEVANEVLRHGGKVIGVMPTSLFKGEMVHSGLTQLIEVKDMHERKATMGQLSDAYVALPGGFGTFEELFEVVSWAQLGIHRKPIGLFNIAGYYTPLLEMVSHAVKAGFVREVHKQLFVSAEQALILIQKLKDYQPPELGNKWEQLSRSGESS, encoded by the coding sequence ATGAGACGGATTTGCGTATTTGCCGGATCGAATGCCGGGAAGATCGAGGAGTACACACAGCTCTCTCGGGAGTTAGGCAAGGTGATTGCCGAGAACGGTCTTGAATTGGTTTATGGCGGTTCACAGGTTGGACTAATGGGGGAAGTGGCCAATGAAGTGCTGAGACATGGCGGCAAAGTGATTGGTGTCATGCCCACTTCCCTGTTCAAAGGAGAAATGGTTCACTCCGGCTTGACCCAATTGATCGAAGTTAAGGATATGCACGAACGCAAAGCTACCATGGGCCAGCTTTCAGATGCTTATGTAGCGCTGCCGGGAGGTTTTGGCACGTTTGAAGAGCTGTTCGAGGTGGTTAGTTGGGCGCAATTGGGTATCCATCGAAAGCCGATTGGTTTGTTTAACATCGCTGGTTACTATACGCCGCTGTTGGAGATGGTCAGCCACGCGGTGAAGGCGGGATTTGTCCGGGAAGTCCACAAACAACTGTTTGTATCGGCAGAACAAGCCCTGATCCTGATTCAAAAGCTGAAGGATTATCAGCCTCCGGAGCTGGGAAACAAGTGGGAGCAGCTTTCACGGAGCGGGGAGAGTTCCTGA
- a CDS encoding TetR/AcrR family transcriptional regulator: MTVERIKAAALKQFAQHGYDGASLSDIAKEAGIKTPSIYAHFKSKEDLFLSVFDDLLKLDVEQTIRLAEQIETKTVKEKLHAILIHYCKIFATTEQGMFWQRAMFFPPEFLRETLQMWFANYESRLTGILISIFEEAIDTGVIAAQEPSDLLAAYYCMLDGLSIECHYYSPDEYERRIAAVWSIFWNGLQAQR, encoded by the coding sequence ATGACCGTTGAACGAATCAAGGCAGCCGCACTGAAACAGTTTGCCCAACATGGATACGATGGCGCTTCCTTGTCTGATATCGCAAAAGAGGCAGGGATTAAAACACCCTCTATTTACGCCCATTTTAAAAGTAAGGAAGACCTGTTTTTGTCCGTCTTTGATGACCTGCTCAAGCTAGATGTGGAACAAACGATTCGCCTTGCGGAACAAATCGAAACGAAGACGGTGAAAGAGAAGTTACACGCTATTCTCATTCATTACTGCAAAATCTTCGCCACTACCGAACAGGGGATGTTTTGGCAACGAGCGATGTTTTTTCCGCCAGAATTTTTGCGCGAGACACTGCAGATGTGGTTTGCCAACTACGAATCAAGATTAACAGGAATCCTCATCTCGATCTTTGAAGAAGCTATTGACACGGGCGTCATTGCCGCACAGGAACCGAGTGACTTGTTGGCGGCATACTACTGCATGCTCGACGGCCTCTCCATCGAGTGCCATTACTACAGTCCGGATGAATACGAGCGACGAATCGCTGCAGTCTGGTCGATTTTTTGGAATGGGCTTCAAGCTCAGAGATGA